The Streptomyces sp. NBC_00440 genome contains a region encoding:
- the lon gene encoding endopeptidase La has protein sequence MADTSTPLTLPVLPLDDEVVLPGMVVPLDLSDADVSAAVEAAQASPARSSGNKPLVLLVPRLDGSYASTGVLGTVEQVGRLSDGDPGALVRGRGRVRIGAGTTGPGTALWVEGIHVDETDPEPLPGAVTALVKEYKALATDWLKKRGAWQVVDRVQQIEGVSALADNSGYSPFLTLAQKTELLETADPVARLKLAVQWLGEHLAEQDVAESIAKDVQEGVDKQQREFLLRRQLEAVRKELSELNGEADDESDDYRSRVEAAALPGYVREAALKEVEKLERSSDQSPEGSWIRTWLDTVLELPWNERTEDEYDIRGAKAVLDAEHSGLEDVKERITEYLAVRKRRADRGMGIVGGRRGGAVLALVGPPGVGKTSLGEGVAHAMGRKFVRVALGGVRDEAEIRGHRRTYVGALPGRIVRAIKEAGSMNPVVLLDEIDKVGSDFRGDPAAALLEVLDPAQNHTFRDHYLEVELDLSDVVFLATANVLEAIPEALLDRMELVRLDGYTEDEKVVIARDHLLPRQLERAGLEPGEVTLDDSALRKLAGEYTREAGVRNLERAVARLLRKVAAQHELGEQELPLTVTDAELRPLIGRPHHVPESAQDPAERRTAVPGVATGLAVTGAGGDVLFVEASLADPETGAAGLTLTGQLGDVMKESAQIALSFLRSRGAELELPVADLKERGVHIHFPAGSVPKDGPSAGITMTTALASLLSGRQVRTDVAMTGEVSLTGRVLPIGGLKQKLLAAHRAGITTVVIPKRNEADLDDVPAEVLDTLEVHPVTDVRQVLEIALSPAEVRVPAAA, from the coding sequence TGCTGCCCGGAATGGTGGTGCCGCTGGACCTTTCCGACGCGGACGTAAGCGCCGCCGTGGAGGCCGCCCAGGCGTCCCCCGCCCGCTCCAGCGGCAACAAGCCGCTGGTCCTGCTCGTTCCCCGGCTCGACGGCAGCTACGCGAGCACCGGTGTCCTCGGCACCGTCGAACAGGTCGGCAGACTCTCCGACGGAGACCCAGGAGCCCTGGTCCGCGGCCGCGGCCGGGTCCGTATCGGGGCCGGCACCACCGGCCCGGGCACCGCGCTCTGGGTCGAGGGCATCCATGTCGACGAGACCGACCCCGAGCCGCTGCCCGGCGCGGTCACCGCGCTGGTCAAGGAGTACAAGGCGCTCGCCACCGACTGGCTGAAGAAGCGCGGGGCCTGGCAGGTCGTCGACCGCGTCCAGCAGATCGAGGGCGTGTCGGCCCTCGCGGACAACTCCGGCTACTCACCGTTCCTCACCCTCGCCCAGAAGACCGAGCTGCTGGAGACCGCCGACCCGGTGGCCCGGCTGAAGCTCGCCGTCCAGTGGCTGGGCGAGCACCTCGCCGAGCAGGACGTCGCCGAGTCCATCGCCAAGGACGTCCAGGAGGGCGTCGACAAGCAGCAGCGCGAGTTCCTGCTCCGCCGCCAGCTGGAGGCCGTCCGCAAGGAGCTCTCCGAGCTCAACGGCGAGGCGGACGACGAGTCCGACGACTACCGGTCCCGCGTCGAGGCCGCCGCCCTCCCCGGGTACGTCAGGGAGGCCGCGCTCAAGGAGGTCGAGAAGCTGGAGCGCTCGTCCGACCAGAGCCCCGAGGGCTCCTGGATCCGGACCTGGCTGGACACCGTCCTCGAACTGCCGTGGAACGAACGCACCGAGGACGAGTACGACATCAGGGGCGCCAAGGCAGTCCTGGACGCGGAGCACTCGGGCCTGGAGGACGTGAAGGAGCGCATCACCGAGTACCTGGCCGTGCGCAAGCGCCGTGCCGACCGCGGCATGGGCATCGTCGGCGGCCGCCGCGGCGGCGCCGTGCTGGCGCTCGTCGGGCCGCCCGGGGTCGGAAAGACCTCGCTCGGCGAGGGAGTGGCGCACGCGATGGGCCGCAAGTTCGTCCGCGTCGCGCTCGGCGGCGTACGGGACGAGGCCGAGATCCGCGGACACCGGCGTACATACGTCGGCGCGCTGCCCGGACGGATCGTGCGGGCGATCAAGGAGGCCGGCTCGATGAACCCGGTCGTCCTGCTCGACGAGATCGACAAGGTCGGCTCGGACTTCCGGGGAGACCCGGCGGCCGCCCTGCTCGAAGTGCTCGACCCGGCCCAGAACCACACCTTCCGGGACCACTACCTGGAGGTCGAGCTCGACCTGTCCGATGTGGTGTTCCTGGCCACCGCGAACGTGCTCGAAGCCATCCCGGAGGCGCTGCTCGACCGGATGGAGCTGGTCAGGCTCGACGGCTACACCGAGGACGAGAAGGTCGTCATCGCCCGCGACCACCTGCTGCCCAGGCAGCTGGAGCGCGCGGGTCTTGAGCCCGGCGAGGTGACGCTCGACGACTCCGCGCTGCGCAAGCTGGCGGGGGAGTACACCCGCGAGGCGGGCGTCCGGAATCTGGAGCGGGCCGTCGCCAGACTGCTGCGGAAGGTCGCCGCCCAGCACGAGCTGGGCGAGCAGGAGCTGCCGCTCACCGTCACCGACGCCGAGCTGCGGCCGCTGATCGGGCGGCCCCACCATGTGCCGGAGTCCGCCCAGGACCCGGCGGAGCGCCGTACGGCGGTGCCCGGTGTGGCCACCGGCCTCGCGGTGACCGGCGCGGGCGGCGACGTCCTCTTCGTCGAGGCGTCGCTGGCCGACCCCGAGACCGGCGCGGCGGGGCTGACCCTGACCGGCCAGCTCGGCGACGTCATGAAGGAGTCGGCACAGATCGCGCTCTCCTTCCTGCGCTCGCGCGGTGCCGAACTGGAGCTGCCCGTCGCGGACCTGAAGGAGCGCGGGGTGCACATCCACTTCCCGGCGGGCTCGGTGCCCAAGGACGGCCCGAGCGCGGGCATCACGATGACGACGGCGCTGGCGTCGCTGCTCTCCGGCCGGCAGGTCCGAACGGACGTGGCCATGACCGGCGAGGTGTCGCTGACCGGACGGGTGCTGCCGATCGGCGGTCTGAAGCAGAAGCTGCTGGCCGCGCACCGGGCGGGCATCACGACCGTGGTGATCCCCAAGCGGAACGAGGCCGATCTGGACGATGTGCCCGCCGAGGTGCTCGACACGCTTGAGGTGCACCCGGTGACGGACGTACGCCAGGTCCTGGAGATCGCGCTGTCCCCGGCGGAGGTACGGGTTCCGGCGGCCGCCTGA
- a CDS encoding lysozyme has protein sequence MPVLRSGTARRGRTAAVGILLAFLTSLLALPGAASAADTPARGTATMGMGVIAHDGQGGSPRNTPSAVQTEGVDVSGYQGNVNWATLWGSGVRWAYTKATEGNYYTNPSFTQQYNGSYNVGMIRGAYHFATPNDSSGANQANYFVSHGGGWSRDGKTLPGVLDIEWNPYGDACYGLSAASMVAWIHDFANTYKSLTGRDAVIYTATSWWTQCTGNNSSFGATNPLWIARYDSAPGALPAGWGFQTMWQYTSTGPTVGDHDKFNGALDRVQALANG, from the coding sequence ATGCCCGTGCTCAGATCCGGAACGGCCCGACGCGGACGCACCGCCGCAGTCGGGATCCTTCTCGCCTTTCTCACCTCCCTGCTGGCCCTGCCCGGCGCGGCCTCCGCGGCCGACACCCCCGCGCGCGGCACGGCCACCATGGGGATGGGTGTCATCGCGCACGACGGCCAGGGCGGCAGCCCTCGCAACACCCCCTCGGCGGTCCAGACCGAAGGCGTCGACGTCTCCGGCTACCAGGGCAACGTCAACTGGGCGACGCTGTGGGGCAGCGGCGTGCGGTGGGCCTACACCAAGGCCACCGAGGGCAACTACTACACGAACCCCTCCTTCACCCAGCAGTACAACGGCTCGTACAACGTCGGGATGATCCGCGGCGCGTACCACTTCGCGACCCCGAACGACTCCAGCGGTGCGAACCAGGCGAACTACTTCGTCAGCCACGGCGGCGGCTGGTCCCGCGACGGCAAGACCCTGCCCGGTGTGCTGGACATCGAGTGGAATCCGTACGGTGACGCCTGCTACGGCCTGAGCGCGGCATCGATGGTCGCCTGGATCCACGACTTCGCCAACACCTACAAGTCGCTCACCGGGCGTGACGCGGTCATCTACACCGCGACCAGCTGGTGGACGCAGTGCACGGGGAACAACAGCAGCTTCGGGGCCACCAACCCGCTCTGGATCGCCCGCTACGACTCGGCGCCGGGCGCGCTGCCCGCCGGGTGGGGCTTCCAGACGATGTGGCAGTACACCTCGACCGGACCGACGGTCGGCGACCACGACAAGTTCAACGGCGCACTGGACCGGGTGCAGGCACTCGCCAACGGCTGA
- a CDS encoding MarR family winged helix-turn-helix transcriptional regulator: MHDSGTGSELPVPPESGVDHEFLALERELAVFLRRARASSGEMSRAVHPDLEAAAYGLLVCLDEWGGQRATDLAAYIGVGRATISRQLRSLEVLGLVTREQDPGDGRAFLVQLTVEGRERMRRVRDARRAEYVRRLDGWDRAEVAELARLLHHLNARSED; encoded by the coding sequence GTGCACGACAGCGGTACTGGAAGTGAACTCCCCGTCCCGCCCGAAAGTGGTGTGGACCATGAATTCCTCGCGCTGGAACGTGAGTTGGCCGTCTTCCTGCGCCGCGCGCGGGCCTCGTCCGGCGAGATGTCGCGCGCCGTCCACCCCGATCTGGAGGCCGCCGCCTACGGGCTGCTGGTCTGTCTCGACGAGTGGGGCGGGCAGCGGGCCACCGACCTGGCCGCCTACATCGGAGTCGGCCGGGCGACCATAAGCCGTCAACTGCGCTCCCTCGAAGTCCTCGGACTGGTCACCCGTGAGCAGGACCCCGGCGACGGGCGCGCCTTCCTGGTGCAGCTCACCGTCGAGGGGCGCGAACGGATGCGCCGGGTGCGGGACGCGCGCCGGGCCGAGTACGTACGCAGGCTGGACGGCTGGGACCGGGCCGAGGTCGCGGAACTGGCCCGTCTGCTGCACCACTTGAACGCCCGGTCGGAGGACTGA